The following is a genomic window from Penaeus chinensis breed Huanghai No. 1 chromosome 7, ASM1920278v2, whole genome shotgun sequence.
AATGAATTCAAATGAGGTAGTAAACGGATGAGTTTTATAGATTAGTTAATAATGAAATCCGAATTTAATGAATTCTTACACCATTCATACCGAGAAAGACTCTTATTTCCGTTTTAATACATTTCTGGTTGAATGACTGATTTCGTTTTTATCAACGATCCTCGATTCTTACGTTTCATTTTATTCAAATCACGTGAACACGCGACATCAACCGAGGTTTGTTAATCGCAACGTCCTTCTTAAACAATCGCTAAGTAAGACATGACACTATGGGAACAGTACCTCAAAGCCTTGGTTATAGATGAGCGTCCAGGTGCCTTCGTTCCCGAGCTCGTCCGTGGCGGTGTCGGGGAAGCTGAGGGTGAAGGTCTTGGTGTGGACGACGGGGCCGAGTTCGTCGCAGCTGAGGCTGCTGTCGCCCGACCGCTCCGTCTCCTGGAAGGTCCATGTGCCGCGGATGTCCTCGTACAGGCAGTTGGCCGGCGTGTCCGACCAAGCCGCCGCCACACACACCAGGAGCAGGAATACTTTCTGTTTGAGAAATGAAAAGGATATTTTCAGGAAAACATTTTGACCATGTAGGACTGCTGTTCAGTGAAAGCGTAAACAACGCAGTGCGTTGGAATTATTCAGTGTTACGGGACCGTGTCTTCTCACCAGCATCGTGACAAACACTGAGGAAAAGACAGGTGTTCTGGTTACCTTTATCTCTCAGgccacgctccccccccccaccctccaggcCAAGCTCAGGACACAAGCATCAATACATGGAACGCCATATTAAACAATTGCATTTACTTTTCTCGGTTTTCAATGGAatgcatatttttaaaaaatctgctGGCATCTCTTTATTGCGTAAACGAATGGAAAACTGAAAACCACTACTCTCAGAGGCTTTGAAGAGATGTCTCGGCTATTTCAAGTTATTTTCATTGAATTcatataagtaaaaacaaaataacaagaaaaagaaaatgcaaaaaaaaaaaaagaagaagagagaatttcAGAGCTATCGCTATCTCACTGACAAACATGTAAGGATTTTTTTCCTACAACCATTTTAAGTCGTTTATCAGTAATTCGATTTTGGCATTTGGGTTGGTCGTATCTTCCTTGTTTCTCACCATGAACAATATATGCAAACTCCTGTATCATAAAACGCCAAGATATTAATActaagtatgaatgaaaatgacagcaccaacgataatgttgatagaagtagtaataatgataataataataataatacttacataatagtaatgtatatataataacataatactcAAACATTAACACTTAGAGTAAATGACGACGACGAAGGTAATGATAGCAGATGATTCTGGCGTTCTTCTGTATAGATTTCACTGTGGTTATATAATGCGAATCCGAGACATTTGCCGGATTAGATTAGGATTAATTAGGATTATAGCAATTACAATAGGATCGCGACGACATTAGGATTAGAATATATCAAGTTTTATGTTAGGATTAGGATGGAGTTCGGTTTCTGTCTGGATTAGCTAATCGCAcgagaaaataatattgaatacGGTGAGAGCGATGGTGATTATCAGCATAATGTTTATTATcgagctaataataattatagtaatgataaaatgatattgcTGAtaccaattacaataacaatgctactaataatatagTATCATTAGTACCAAGgattaatgttaatgatcatagtaatactaATCTAAAATGACGATTACaaccatgatagtaataatgataatcctaataaaaataatgacaaagattatggtatcaataatggtaatggtaactgATGAATGgtactaatgaaaaaaataagaatggtaataatgacaacgctAAAAACTAccatgaaaaacaataatgacaagtaCATCACCAATCATCTTCCAGTTCACACAATCATAACATAATCACACCATAAAACCACAACGGCAGAATACCGTAACACCATAGTTTTACAATACCACAGGATCACAACACCacatccctctctttatataacaATACGAACCAACAACACCCGTTACAAAGCGCCCTCTACACAGGTCATTATAAAAGGATTAGACTcccatattattgttaatactgagTATTAGTTCGgaagaaaggagcgagagagtgagctgTTGTACCCGACCAGCATGACGCGTGTGAGAGTCCTTTGCGGGAAGAGTGCCTGCTGACGCCTTTACGTTAACCTTGTTACGTTATTATCACCCTCGAAgtgtgatttttttgtgtatttcttcTTCGTGTCCTTCCTTTGGTTACTTTCTGTTTGTTATtcttctgcatgtatatatatacacacgagttgACATAGCGAAGTATCATCTTCACATAAACGAGTAAATAGAAAGCCAGAAAAAGGGGCCATAAACAGCATATACATCACACAATCAGAGCAGTTGTCTCACCTTCGTAAAAAACTACTTCATGCACTAGCCTTGGCGTCGAGGGAACAGGTGGCCGCAGTTCCCATGGCTGCAGCTCAACCAAAGAGACATCTTACCATCAATCTCCTGTATTGCTAACGGGTCCTGCAGCCGTCAATAAACCAGATCAGGCGCTCTCAACGTTGGTCAAAGGATCGATGAGTCCTGCGGCCTTCTGCATAGCGACAAGGTCCTAGAGTACCGGTCTGGAAGTCACGAGGTGCAGTCTGTCATGTGTTGTATTTCCCGCGTCTGTAAGTTTGTTTTATGTAAGTGATTTTAGGCCTAATTTCCTCCTTCGACTTAACtattaaacgtaaaaaaaaaagaaaaacataaacgaCCCCGAAGAGCAAAACAGTGTCTCACAAAAGCCACGTGTGTTCCTTGTTGACACAATTCATCCTCCCAACAAAGCAATGATAACTGCAAGAACACGTGACTGTCCCGCCGTGATTTTCCAACATTTTTTGTTCTGTAGACGTCAACAAGCTCTCCCGGTCCCATTTCCAGCACTCGTATCACATGGCAGAACAATCGCCCCAGACGAGGTTTACATGTCAGATCCCTTATCGGATGAGGCGGAGACATGAGACGCGAGATCTGCGGGCGGACAGTTCGGAGGAGACTCGTGGATGAGATGGTGGTGAgtacccgcccgcccgcccgcacccgCTCGTCCTTGCCGGTTCACGGTCAACTAACGCTGATGATCGCAAATGAGGGTTAAAAGCTAGGTCATAACAGGAAAACTCGAATGTGTTGCTCCTTTTTGGTTCCTTTTACTTCACTTGGTTATGGGCGTTAGCAATCTCTCATGTGGGATGAACGTGAACCAAGCCCTAGGTCATAGGGCGGAGTCACGAAACAGCACGACTATAAGTCTGTAACTactactttttcattttcttttgaaagGAGAATGACTCAACACCGCAGTATCTGTTCGTCTAATCCTTTTCGCATCTCTTACAGTTAAAATCGATCTTCCTTCTGGGGTGCCTCACCCTGGCATCCGCGGACATTCCAGTGGCGTGTTACTACGAGGACATCCGCGGCACATGGACCTTCCAGGAGACGGAGCGGTCGGGCGACAGCAGCCTCAGCTGCGACGAACTCGGCCCCGTCGTCCACACCAAGACCTTCACCCTCAGCTTCCCCGACACTGTCATGGACGAGCTTGGAAACGAAGGAACATGGACTATGATTTCGAGTCAAGGGTTTGaggtaaatgaaagaaagatagacatcaTCTACAGAGCCCATCTAAAATCAAATAAACGTTGTCTTATTTAACTATAGACCCAAATGCTGTTATGGCTTCAATTCAGAGATTCAGTTCTTTTCGTATCCTTTAGGTAAACATCAACGGGAGGTCCTACTTCGCCTTCTCCTACTACGAGGGTGACTGGGTGAACTCCATCTCCTACTGCGACCGCACCTTCAACGGCTGGTCACGTGACAAGACAGTGAGGAATTGGTCCTGTTTCAAAGGGCAAAAAAATACGAAGGTAAAAGGGAGAACTATTTAAAGATATTGTCTAATGATATTTTCTGTGATTTCCGTTATTTCAGCTCATGCAAAACACAAGGTCGAGAATCAAACAGAAATGTGACAAGACGATACGTGATGTTAcgttgaaagaaagaaatgttacCCTCATTAGCCTTAATAACCTCAACAATTTCACGTGTTTATAGGCAACGCCAAGAGTTTCCAAAAGACCACAGAGGCTTGAGGAGCAGCAATACCGAGTGGACCATCGACACATTGCACAGATTAATGCCATTCAGACATCGTGGACGGCGAGGGCGTATCCGCAGTTCGAACAGTGGGTGGTGGGCGAATTTTATGTAGTATAGGGAAACatacatggtgtgtgtatgtatgcatatgtgtgtgtgtgtgtgtgtgtgtgtgtgtgtgtgtgtgtgtgtgtgtgtgtgtgtgtgtgtgtgtgtgtgcatgtgtgtgtgtgtgtgtctgtgcaagctcgtgtgtgtgtgtgtgtgtgtgtatgcgtacacacacacacacacacacacacacatgtatatatatatatatatatatatatatatatatatatatattcataccttttctacattcgtcaacatgaatacagttcatatataaacatatgtttatatatatatatatatatatatatatatatatgtatatatatacacacacacacacacacacacacacacacacacacacacacacacacacacacacacacacacacacacatatatatatatatgtatatacatagagagagtaagagtcagagtgagagtgagagacacagagagagagagagagagagagagagagagagagagagagagagagagagagagagagagagagagagagagagagagagagagaaagagacagggagacagagagagagacagagacagagacagaggcagaggcaaagcgACAATAagataaccagacagacacaggtagagggccagagacagagaggcaaagatatatacaaagactgAAAGGAGTAAATATGATTGTATAAATCGATGCTCCTATACCCAAAAAGCGTGACGAGAATATTCCTCCAAAGAATCCAGCCGAGTGCGAAAGGCCTTGACCCCGATCCCTTCCCGTTGACCCTGGCAGATACACCCTGAAGGAAATGCAGTTGAGGTCCGGCGGCCGCGGAgccaccccccctcccgcctctccgcctcctccttcttccccggaACTTCTCGCCCGCCTGAACCTCCTGCCGGAGACCTTCGACTGGCGTGACGTGGAGGGCGTGAACTACGTGGGTGGTGTGAGAGATCAGGCCCAGTGCGGCTCCTGCTACGTGTTCGCCTCCACCGCCATGCTCGAGAGCCGCCTCAGAGTGAAGACGCGGAACCAGCGCCAAGATGTCTTCTCCACGCAGGTGAAAACGAATACTCAGTtcgtattttttatctatttccttgtGTTTAAGGTCGCAGAAATAAATCATACCTATTCTGAATCAAAATATTTTCCAAGTTTGAATTGAAATGTAAGAAGCCTATacacaaagaaaagcaaagaatcataaacaaagaaaagcaaagaagaaatggTATATTGAATGTAATACCCGACACAAAGAGGATTTCACAGAGTCCGTTTTCTTTGCCTAGGACGTGGTGTCGTGTTCTGCCGTCTCACAAGGATGCGATGGAGGCTTTAAGTACTTAATTGCAGGCCGGTACGCCATGGAGCAGGGTATGGTTGCAGAAGAGTGCAATCCTTACACTGCACAGGTAAGTTTACTTATGCATAGTAATCTCTATTGTTCCGGTTgatgtctctctttttttgttgtccgttttgtttttattttcttgatcaatatctatctgtatagaaTGACGGGATAAATGCAGAATTCGTCTAATTTCCCATCCGCCTCATTCGCGCGACCCCGACCGCCCTTCCCCTGAAccgcccccccgcccgcccccaggACGACACGTGCGACACCGACCTATCCTGCGCGCGCACCTACGTGAGCGAGTACTCCTTCCTCGGCGGATACTACGGCGGGGGCAGCGAGGACCTCATGATGGAGGCCCTGGTGGCGCGCGGACCCATGGCCGTGTCCTACATGGTCTACGACGATTTCCACAACTACGAGGGCGGCGTCTACCACCACACCGGCGCTCGGAGCGACTTCAATCCTCACGaggtgcgcatacacacacgtacacgcacacacacacacacacacacacacacacacacacacacacacacacacacacacacacacacacacacacacacacacacacacacacacacacacacacacacacacacacacacacacacacacacacacacacacacacacacacacacacacacacacacacacacacacacacacacacaacacaacacattaacacatacacacacgcgtgctcgAATGATATAAACAGCAACAAAGACTAATAGAACCTATAAAAACTCACATATTACAATGAGCAGTATCAGAATCAAGGAAGAACGAACAGTGGGGGTCCCTCATAACACAAGGAATAACAGACAATTCTTATCCTGCTTGCTAATGCGCGTGTCTCTTACAGGGAACCAACCACGCCGTCCTGCTGGTTGGTTACGGCGTAGATCCTGCCACAGGAGAGAAATACTGGACCTGCAGGAACTCTTGGGGCGCGGACTGGGGCGAGGACGGCTTCTTCAGGATCAGGAGAGGAAGCAATGAGTGCAACATCGGGTCCTTTGCAGTTGAAGCCACGCCCGTTCCTTAGTTAAGAGGGAGTGTTCCGTTGTTGTAAAACTTCGAAGGATGTGTTAAAAGTATTCAttagaaatgtttttttattggtattattattttctgatatcaaatgtatatcgttgtatttttttttttttttatcttcttcctttttatgtttactattcacacacacacgcacacacgcatacgcacattcacgcacacgcacacacacgcacacgcacacacacagaaataaaacaaaacaagaacatgcAGACAACTATAAATAAGGACCCCATGAGGATGGGGATGCtatgaaataaattaatatgactttgatttggttgttattatcatcattattgtcactatcatcattatcattattgttatcattatcattattatcattatcactattactcttattatcatcattagtgttattattatcatcaatactatcattattatcatcattagtgttattattatcatcaatactatcattattatcattattattattgttattattattattatcattgttattattgttattattattattatcattgttattattgttattattattattatcattattattattgttattattattatcattattttagttgctgttccccttcttctgtttattatcattatcattatgtgtgtgtgtgtgtgtgtgtgtctatgcatgtattatgtatatatgtatgtatatatgtatgtacgtgtgtatatacacacacacacacacacacacacacacacacacgtctagatctctctctctctctctctctctctctctctctctctctctctctctctctctctctctctctctctctctctctctctctctctctctctctctctctttctacatacgtgtctttgtatatatatttatatatatgtgtgtacgtaatttatctatctctccaactatatatttaactatctatctgtttacatatgttgtgtgcatgtgtttatgtgtttgcattAATCAATATACAGATATGagtatttattgataataattgcatTACAGTTTTTCCCTATTAATTATTGATATAGTACTCACCAGGTGCCTGTGAGAAAACAGCcgagtcattatcaatatcaaaataccCAAATTCATGTTTTTTAATGCAACATGACTATtccattttttatgtattttgtttctaCATACTTTTTCTCAATCTTTCCACCAGCTGCAGTCATAATTTAATATCATTTTCTAAATCCTTGTACCCAGAGATGACATTGCCAAACAAGAGTGCCATCATTTACTGCGCTTAGATGTGATATTGAAAGTTTTTCGTGATTTTTCTCAAAGCTAGTGCCTTCTCTTTatcgtgttgttattgttattgtaaatattatcataattttcatcttcatcgtcatcgtcatcatcatcatcaccacatcgtCGCCAtcgtcgtaatcatcattatcattataataataatgataacagggaaaattattatatcatcatcattatgtccttactatcattattgttagtactacagTTTCTATattttactgttatgattatcattattgttagcattatttctatcattgttattattattattattattattattattattattatcattattattgttattattattattattattattgttattattattattattattattattattattattattattattattattattattgttattattattattattattattattattattattattattattattattattattattattattattatcatcatcatcatcatcgtcatcatcgtcatcatcattgctaatgatatttttatccttgacatcattactataacatcattattatcattagcatcaacaTCCTTTTCatcaaaataaagcaaaagacaaaagtggtataatgaaaattaaataattctTGGGCTCCGCTGTTTTATAAATCGGTTCCAATACTAAGTTTATAACCAAGGACATCCCGCCGTAAATTCTGAaaatatcacaaatcctataaCCACAATTAGTTTTcaaaacacccctccccccaaaaaaaacaaacaaacacgataaTGGTATTTATTGATCATTATAACCATGAAAACGCAACGGAAAATGAACAGTCATGACTCACAATATATGTCCACGGGAACCCACGCTGAATAAGCAAGGGTAGCATGTTCCCGGGGACGGACGGGTCTGCCTACGTATACATTTCGATCTCCCTTCAATGGACTTCGAACCTTGGAGAGTCGAACTTGTCAGCTTTATGTGGAAGCTTTATTTTATGAACTGTTGTTGCCATGGTTGTTGATATGTCTTGTgatattgctttttttctttgttattggtattgattATATGATTTTCCTCCTGTTGCTTTGTAATAattgtcaccattgttattattatcatatttagttTTTAGGGTGATA
Proteins encoded in this region:
- the LOC125027640 gene encoding dipeptidyl peptidase 1-like isoform X1, coding for MRREICGRTVRRRLVDEMVLKSIFLLGCLTLASADIPVACYYEDIRGTWTFQETERSGDSSLSCDELGPVVHTKTFTLSFPDTVMDELGNEGTWTMISSQGFEVNINGRSYFAFSYYEGDWVNSISYCDRTFNGWSRDKTVRNWSCFKGQKNTKATPRVSKRPQRLEEQQYRVDHRHIAQINAIQTSWTARAYPQFEQYTLKEMQLRSGGRGATPPPASPPPPSSPELLARLNLLPETFDWRDVEGVNYVGGVRDQAQCGSCYVFASTAMLESRLRVKTRNQRQDVFSTQDVVSCSAVSQGCDGGFKYLIAGRYAMEQGMVAEECNPYTAQDDTCDTDLSCARTYVSEYSFLGGYYGGGSEDLMMEALVARGPMAVSYMVYDDFHNYEGGVYHHTGARSDFNPHEGTNHAVLLVGYGVDPATGEKYWTCRNSWGADWGEDGFFRIRRGSNECNIGSFAVEATPVP
- the LOC125027640 gene encoding dipeptidyl peptidase 1-like isoform X2 translates to MDELGNEGTWTMISSQGFEVNINGRSYFAFSYYEGDWVNSISYCDRTFNGWSRDKTVRNWSCFKGQKNTKATPRVSKRPQRLEEQQYRVDHRHIAQINAIQTSWTARAYPQFEQYTLKEMQLRSGGRGATPPPASPPPPSSPELLARLNLLPETFDWRDVEGVNYVGGVRDQAQCGSCYVFASTAMLESRLRVKTRNQRQDVFSTQDVVSCSAVSQGCDGGFKYLIAGRYAMEQGMVAEECNPYTAQDDTCDTDLSCARTYVSEYSFLGGYYGGGSEDLMMEALVARGPMAVSYMVYDDFHNYEGGVYHHTGARSDFNPHEGTNHAVLLVGYGVDPATGEKYWTCRNSWGADWGEDGFFRIRRGSNECNIGSFAVEATPVP